ACGTGAAAGCCCCTTCTCTGCACTAATTCGATCCATCACAACAATGGGCGCACTCCAGCTAGAAGTCTTCGAGTCATATACGGAGCTGTAGATTGATACATCAGCAGCGCCTTCGCGACTACCGGCAAACCAAAATGCTCTCACTGCACCATCCTTGAGGGCAATCATTGAAGCTGCATGGACTGAGGCAGCGCCAGTATCAGGAAGCCAATGTGATTGAGGCGCGGGAATGTTGATCTTGATGGGACCTTTTGTCTTTGTTACTGCTGGCTCATCTAGAACTTCATCTACCTGGAATGCAGGAGTAGCAAATGGCGCCCACACTGGGCGACTATCAATATGCAGAAAGCCAATCACTGCAGCAAGCAACAAAAAACAAAGAGCAATGACACGACTCATCTACAAACATCCTTTAAGTTCGATAAATCTGGGTTCGCTACCGGTGTAGAGATCAGGTATTCATTAACAAATAAATGTTTACCAATCTGTCCCATCAACATTTCCTGAATTTCTTCATTAGAGTGACGGGCTCTCATCTCCATTCTTTGTCCAACAATCTGACAAGAATCACAGAGTACAGGCTGAGCACCCAAAGAAGTATGCGCCGCAACTAAAGGGTAGGCGGATGTCAGAGTTGCGACATCACTAGCATCTTTCGCTAAATAGCCATGCAGTTTTGCACCTGGCAGCAACAATCGATACTCCTCATCCTTAGCTCGATAGTCACAAGGAATCCAAACATCCCTGCCTTGCAACTGAGCAATCGTTTCTGCCGAGTAGCGCCCTAAGCTCCCTTCTAATGGAGCAAGACTACTAGTCAACCCGCAATAAACCAAAAAGCAGGCTGCCAAAGAAATGGTTTTAGTAAAACGTCGATTCAGTAAGCCAAGCAAGACCAGCAATATTCCTGCCGCCATGAGAATCCAATGGCAATAGGAGTAAATCCATACGCCAGCATCACTCATAAATTGTGAGAACTGAAGATTGATACCAATCCATAGCAAGAGCGATAACACTAGTAATTGCAAAAGCAAGGCAATGCGGAAGCCCCATAAAGGCAACTTATCCCAATATAAGGCAATTAGCGCCGCAAACGCTGGCATCACTGGCAAAAGGTAACGACCTGAACGCTGACTAGGTAAGCTGAACACAATGAAGAACGCTGCTATCAAGAGCAGTAATAGAACCTCTTCTAAATTCAGAAAGCGACGTGCACGCCAGCATTGCATCACACTCGATATCAATACAAAGCTAAATAAGCCTGCATTAGCAATCGTCGTCAAAATTAAAAGCCAAATGCTGTCTCCACCGCGCAGTAAATCCATCAAATAACTAGACTGGCGAGCAGCAAACTTACCGGCATTCTCGCCCAGTACAAATTCGTTCCAAACAGCCACTGGATATGGGTCCATGGCAAACCACAAGGCAAATACGCCTAGGGCAAGCACAGAAATCAAGATCAACTTATATAGGTCGCGGATGAGTACCTGAGGAATACTCCACTGCCGCCAGCGCCAGTAATACAGCCCCAAAGCAAAAGTAGCAGGAACGATGTAGGCAAAAGATTTGGCAAATAGCGCAAGACCAAAACAAACCCCCGCCATCAATGGGAAAAAGAGTTTAGATTCGAACGCACTCTTACCCCAATACAAAATCGCCATAAATGGTAGCGATACCCAAAATACTTCTGGGGGATCCGCCAAGAATGGTCGACCATAGCGATAGGTTGCAAAAAAGGAAAGCCAAACTAATGCTGCCAATATTCCAGTTTGCGTTTTACCACTGAAACGTCGGACTGCTAAAAATAAGAAAAATGCCGTTAGTGCGGTATATAAAACACTAGGCCAACGCAAATTTGCCAAACTCCATTCGCTTGCCCAATGCGTACTAGCGATACCCTGCCAAAAAATCAATGGCGGCTTAGTGTTTTTAATGCCATCCATTTCAGACTGCAGAGGCAGCCATTGGCTCGACTCCGCCGTCATTCGCACAATATGCATATAGGGGTACTCATCACCGTTTTTTGGCGCAAATCGGCTATCCAAACCATAAAGGTAGGTAAATACACCTAAAAGGAGTATCAATATGGCGGAACGGTAAGAAAATGAAATTCTCATACCCGTAGTTTATAGGGCTTATAGAAAATTCCAACAAAACACATCAGGCCCGTATTTTCGAATGAGCTTATGAAAAATGAATCTGAGGTAAGCGCTACTTTTTAAGGATTTCTTGATTAAGATACTCATAAAGCAATACACCTATGAGTCAAAAAATAATTCGAATGGAGAAAAACCGCATGCGAACACTGTTTTCAAGACCCGCAATCGTAGTGTCGACATATATTGGATTGTGTCTATGGAGCAGTCTTTCTTTAGCGCAAAATCCAGATGCAAGCAATTTATATAAACGTAGTCTTGCAGCAACCTGCGCAAATTGTCATGGCACTGACGGAAACGGTGTTGTTGATGGCAACATCCCACTCATCAACAATCTTACTCACGCGCAAATATTAGAAAAATTGATGGCTTATAAATCTGGGTTACTGGAAGGCACTATCATGCCGCAGCTTACCAAGGGCTATACCGAAGAACAGCTTAATACCATCGCCAATCAACTTGGCAAGAACTAACAAGGAAGCTCATCATGGATCGTCGACACTTTATCGGTCAGAGCACCGCCGCACTTGGTTTGCTGGCAGGCTTTTCTGGTCAAGCCCACGCTAATTTACAAAAGGCAGAAATCCTCGTGATTGGCGGAGGGTATGGTGGCGCTACTGCTGCTAAATATTTACGCCTGTTTTCCAACAACACCGCCAAGGTGACGTTGATTGAGCCTAATGTTGCCTTTGTTTCCTGCCCACTATCTAATTTAGTTGTAGGTGGCTCACGCACAATATCTGAAATCACGACCCCTTATGACAATCTGACTAAGCGTCATGGCGTGAAGATCATTCAAGACAGCGTCTCCAGCATCGACCCCGATAAAAAAACAGTCAAGCTTGCCTCTGGGAAAACCTTACGCTATGACAAAGCGATCGTTTCACCCGGTGTTGCTTTAATGATGAATAGTATTGAAGGACTGGCTCAAGCCAATAAAGCAGGCGTTACCCTCCAGGCCTGGAAAGCAGGCCCCGAAACAGTAGCCCTACACAATCAACTGGCAGCAATGCGCGATGGTGGCACCTTCGCTATCAGTATTCCAGAAGCCCCCTATCGCTGCCCTCCAGGACCTTACGAGCGAGCCTGCCAGGTAGCAAACTATCTTAAGCACCACAAGCCTAAGTCTAAAGTTCTCATTTTGGATGCTAACCAAGATGTCACCTCAAAAGGTGCGCTCTTTAAGAAGGTGTGGGCAGAACAGTACCCAGGATTGATTGAGTATTTGCCCAAATACAATGTCACCGCCGTGGATGCAAAAACAAAAACTTTGAAATTTGAAGTGCAAGAAGATATTAAGGCTGATGTTTTAAATCTTCTACCGGCGATGAGCGCCGGTGAGATTGCCGTCAAAACTGGGTTAGCAAATTCCAATGGCCGCTGGGTTAATGTGAATTACCTCAACTTTGAATCTACCGCACAAAAAGACATTCATGTCCTGGGTGACTCGATTCAAGTAGCGCCAGCAATGCCTAAGTCAGGGCACATGGCCAATCAACATGCCAAAGTGGCGGCTGCGGCGATTGTGGCTGAACTCAGTAATTGGGAAGTTAATCCAGCGCCAGTAGTAAACAATACTTGCTACAGTTTTGTGAACGAACGAGAAGTGATTCATGTGGCAAGCGTTCATCAATACAGCGCTACTAAGAAAACTTTTGAACCTGTTCATGGTGCAGGAGGGCTATCTCCAGCACCCTCAACTCTTGAAGGGGTATACGCCTGGGGCTGGGCTCATAACATCTGGGCTGATAGCTTGGGCTAGAGCCTTTACCCTTAATAAAAAAGAGACCTTCGAGTCTCTTTTTTATTGATCAGGACATCAAGACGATAGCCGATGCCGTCTACGCCGACTAATAATTATGAAAATAATGGCAATCACTGGCGCCGCTATAGCAGCAATAATCTCAGGGTGAATATCGAGACCTGCCTCTTTCCCGCCTTTGACAATGTATGCCAATAAACTCACAGCATAATAAGTTAGCACCAGCACCGATAAACTCTCGACCGTTTCTTGAAGTCTTAACTGTAATCTGGCCCGTTGATCCATACTAGCTAGTAATTTTTGCGTTTGCTCCTCGTTTACAAACTCAATTCGAGTTCTTAGGGTTTGCGTTGTTCTGGAGATACGATCAGATAATTCTCGTAAACGTCGCTGAGTCCAAATGCATGTTCCCATAGCTGGCTGAAAACGCCGATCCATAAACTCGGACAATGTTTGCACCCCTGGGATAGATGACTCATTTAAGCCTATTAAATTCTTTGATAGAAGCTGACTATAGGCTTCAGAAGCAGTAAATCGAAGTCCATACCCAGAGATCCATTGCTCAATACGAGAAGCTAAGCGAGAAAGCTCTTCTAGAAAAATCCCATCTTTTTCCGTATTCACACCGGCCTCACCTTGTAACTGCGATATCTTTTCAGACAAGGCGGCTAACTCAGACTCTGCCTCTCTTAATGGCAAAGAAAGGCTTTTAGCTACCGGAAAAGAAATCATGGCAACCATACGGTATGTTTCTGCTTCTGCTAACGCCCTAGCGATTCGCCCTAGCTGTCTTGAGCCCATCCCCTCATGCGGGATGAAAAAAGAAATGAATCCATCCTGATCAAGTTGTAAGTCGGTCCATAACTGAGCCTTTTTACTAGAAAAGATGTGGCTACCTAAAACGGTATTGCCGCTAAAAATTTCGGACACTTCTTGCGCCTCTATAAATAGTGGGCGATGCTCAAAAACTAAATCTAAAGCAGAAATTCTTTGGCCGCCAGCCTCAGAGATGATCGGGCAACCTAGATCCTTAAAAAGTAAATCTAACTCGCGCTCATTTTCCAATCTAGACTTGAGCAAAGGTTCTTTCACCTTCGACTTGTTGTGAAAAATTACCGCAATGGTTGCGAATTCTCCGTGCAACTCCCACTTCACCAGCACTCTTTCGGGCTCTGGCGCTAACCGCAAGATCATAAAAGAGTGGTCATCTGTATTTGGAGGACGTCCTAAGGCATTGCCTAATTTTTGCACCCACTGGATTTGTTGCTGACGAGAGGCGGCATCCAATAAAAAGGATTGGGATATCACCCTTTCATTTGGCCACAGTGGGATTGGAGGACGTGCATGAACCTCTTCATGCAAGACTGCTCTAGAGGGATGGTCGTAAGGTCTCATAAAAGGGTATAAATTTCTAAGTTATTACGATCATATACCCAGATTTATAAGCTAATAAGGCGCCATAAATCTAATAGCGCATATTGCCAGAGCCTAGGTCAACAACTTCATCAAATTGATAGGGGTGTACGCCCCTATTTAAGCAATTTCGCACGTAATCAATGCTAGCTCGTAAGGCATAGTAGTCGCCAGACAGGCGCTTAGAAACTTTAATATTTAAAGCTTGATACTCAAGTAAATTAAGCCTCTTTAGATAATCATCCCGCTGTTGATCATCAAAACCATTGAGCAATTCTTGCTCCAAAGATTTTAAAGAGCCATATAAGCGATTGATCTTATTTTGCATGCGCTTAGCGCGATATCCTGGCAGTGCCTGCAAAAGCGGATAACCCAATACACAGAAAGGTAGCAATACAAAAATGAGGCGATTAATGAGCTCAGCCACCCAGAACGGAAAATAGGTTACCAATAAGGGGTAATTATTTTTCTCGTAATGAATTGCGACAGGACTTTCAGGCAGCATGGAATCTTTAAATGATGGAAACTCTCCGCGCTCAGAAAAGAAAGATTCTTTGCCGTTAATCTCTCTAGCGGCCTCCAAAAATAAAAATTGAATAGCTGGATGCATGCGATCATCGATGAGAAGATTTGTTGTAGTAGCCAAAAGCTTAATATCAGATGGTGGAAAGTTACGCGGCAAATTCAAGGATCCTTGGGGGACATCCAAAATATTGAGATAAGGCATTAATTTGACATAGGCTGCTGCACGTTTAAAAGTGACTAAATGCAAGGACTTATCGTTCAATAAGGCCTGTACATTGGGAGCATCATAGGAATCCACAATAAAGGTGCCATCTATCTCGCCCGCCTGCAGCGCTTTCACCGCATCATGCCCAGCAAGATTGAAAACTTGCACCCCTTTTTCATAGCCGGCGGCCTTCAGTATTTTGGTTGACTGAGCATAGGTGCCGCTGCCCTCAATTCCCACAGAAATCTTTTTATTAGCAAAATGTTGAAGTACGACACCAACCGAATCGGACTCGGTAGACTTTAGCTCCGAACCTCGATAAAAAAACCAAACAGGATCATAGGCAATAGCACCCAAGGACTGAATACCAGTCACCTCTTTGGCATGATCAACCCCAGCTTGAACAAAGGCTACTTGTACAGGGTCGTTACGATCCGATAAGCGATCAATGTTTTCTTGCGCCCCCGTAGTAGCTACGAGCTCGAGAGTAATTCCCTTTGCCTTGAAAAACTCTACATACTTTTTCCCTAGGGCTTCGTATGAGCTGCCCGATGAACCGGTAGCCATGAGGACGTGTCTGGGAGGGGGCGGATCTGCATACCACCAGATCCCCATCAGTATTGCTAGCAAGAGAATGAGGAGTGGCCAAGCCTCTTGCAGGAACTGGGTAAAGTCATCCCACTTCTCCCGAGCGCTCTCAGAAAGCCCTAAATACGTTTCTGTTATGTCTTGTTTAAAGCTTCCCATGTGCTACCGATCGGCAAATATCATTAAAGCTAATGATAATAGGCTTATTCTGATTCTTTCAATTAGACTTTTAACACCCCAAAAACATGATAAATCTTAGAAAATCCCAAGATCGCGGCTATGCTGACCATGGCTGGCTTAAAAGCTTTCACTCTTTCTCATTTGCTGGCTA
This is a stretch of genomic DNA from Polynucleobacter sp. JS-JIR-II-b4. It encodes these proteins:
- a CDS encoding DUF3422 domain-containing protein codes for the protein MRPYDHPSRAVLHEEVHARPPIPLWPNERVISQSFLLDAASRQQQIQWVQKLGNALGRPPNTDDHSFMILRLAPEPERVLVKWELHGEFATIAVIFHNKSKVKEPLLKSRLENERELDLLFKDLGCPIISEAGGQRISALDLVFEHRPLFIEAQEVSEIFSGNTVLGSHIFSSKKAQLWTDLQLDQDGFISFFIPHEGMGSRQLGRIARALAEAETYRMVAMISFPVAKSLSLPLREAESELAALSEKISQLQGEAGVNTEKDGIFLEELSRLASRIEQWISGYGLRFTASEAYSQLLSKNLIGLNESSIPGVQTLSEFMDRRFQPAMGTCIWTQRRLRELSDRISRTTQTLRTRIEFVNEEQTQKLLASMDQRARLQLRLQETVESLSVLVLTYYAVSLLAYIVKGGKEAGLDIHPEIIAAIAAPVIAIIFIIISRRRRHRLSS
- a CDS encoding TAXI family TRAP transporter solute-binding subunit encodes the protein MGSFKQDITETYLGLSESAREKWDDFTQFLQEAWPLLILLLAILMGIWWYADPPPPRHVLMATGSSGSSYEALGKKYVEFFKAKGITLELVATTGAQENIDRLSDRNDPVQVAFVQAGVDHAKEVTGIQSLGAIAYDPVWFFYRGSELKSTESDSVGVVLQHFANKKISVGIEGSGTYAQSTKILKAAGYEKGVQVFNLAGHDAVKALQAGEIDGTFIVDSYDAPNVQALLNDKSLHLVTFKRAAAYVKLMPYLNILDVPQGSLNLPRNFPPSDIKLLATTTNLLIDDRMHPAIQFLFLEAAREINGKESFFSERGEFPSFKDSMLPESPVAIHYEKNNYPLLVTYFPFWVAELINRLIFVLLPFCVLGYPLLQALPGYRAKRMQNKINRLYGSLKSLEQELLNGFDDQQRDDYLKRLNLLEYQALNIKVSKRLSGDYYALRASIDYVRNCLNRGVHPYQFDEVVDLGSGNMRY
- a CDS encoding c-type cytochrome, giving the protein MRTLFSRPAIVVSTYIGLCLWSSLSLAQNPDASNLYKRSLAATCANCHGTDGNGVVDGNIPLINNLTHAQILEKLMAYKSGLLEGTIMPQLTKGYTEEQLNTIANQLGKN
- a CDS encoding glycosyltransferase family 39 protein, whose amino-acid sequence is MRISFSYRSAILILLLGVFTYLYGLDSRFAPKNGDEYPYMHIVRMTAESSQWLPLQSEMDGIKNTKPPLIFWQGIASTHWASEWSLANLRWPSVLYTALTAFFLFLAVRRFSGKTQTGILAALVWLSFFATYRYGRPFLADPPEVFWVSLPFMAILYWGKSAFESKLFFPLMAGVCFGLALFAKSFAYIVPATFALGLYYWRWRQWSIPQVLIRDLYKLILISVLALGVFALWFAMDPYPVAVWNEFVLGENAGKFAARQSSYLMDLLRGGDSIWLLILTTIANAGLFSFVLISSVMQCWRARRFLNLEEVLLLLLIAAFFIVFSLPSQRSGRYLLPVMPAFAALIALYWDKLPLWGFRIALLLQLLVLSLLLWIGINLQFSQFMSDAGVWIYSYCHWILMAAGILLVLLGLLNRRFTKTISLAACFLVYCGLTSSLAPLEGSLGRYSAETIAQLQGRDVWIPCDYRAKDEEYRLLLPGAKLHGYLAKDASDVATLTSAYPLVAAHTSLGAQPVLCDSCQIVGQRMEMRARHSNEEIQEMLMGQIGKHLFVNEYLISTPVANPDLSNLKDVCR
- a CDS encoding NAD(P)/FAD-dependent oxidoreductase; the encoded protein is MDRRHFIGQSTAALGLLAGFSGQAHANLQKAEILVIGGGYGGATAAKYLRLFSNNTAKVTLIEPNVAFVSCPLSNLVVGGSRTISEITTPYDNLTKRHGVKIIQDSVSSIDPDKKTVKLASGKTLRYDKAIVSPGVALMMNSIEGLAQANKAGVTLQAWKAGPETVALHNQLAAMRDGGTFAISIPEAPYRCPPGPYERACQVANYLKHHKPKSKVLILDANQDVTSKGALFKKVWAEQYPGLIEYLPKYNVTAVDAKTKTLKFEVQEDIKADVLNLLPAMSAGEIAVKTGLANSNGRWVNVNYLNFESTAQKDIHVLGDSIQVAPAMPKSGHMANQHAKVAAAAIVAELSNWEVNPAPVVNNTCYSFVNEREVIHVASVHQYSATKKTFEPVHGAGGLSPAPSTLEGVYAWGWAHNIWADSLG